One Pygocentrus nattereri isolate fPygNat1 chromosome 12, fPygNat1.pri, whole genome shotgun sequence DNA window includes the following coding sequences:
- the fam161a gene encoding protein FAM161A has translation MDGSHRANVLVTSCLKTPVDPLTKAPLALYERERAAHRLDNRDYEKEMEYDSGSELGAGDVPTKDSSPLLIKDYRVTGDHIDLREFYFSNEEYYHKLEQLKREHLRTMAELELMYREKLELKGVAPLDSSNRDSLLHWGGPSMLLPCNLRKAYSAHELRRDSTFLDTDEEDRAADNKRRDSSNLSIEKDLLVSPKERIKNMWQDFSVDRLSPRQRHPSATSIQSRADDRRAAVRNKVKVRGKRLKKRKQAGEEDGWRLRVTVPKPFRMTRREAERKQKGIKSRSEIEHENTELRRQLEELTECQRKFRASPMPAHVRLPLYEELQEKDEERRCHLRATEQQRLCSTQKPFSFLERERLKKELKEVQLKEQMLLSAKEEEDRRRRPFRAKPVPRAVKEAALGEQQKEEQLYRSIKMQMRARELLQSASMPPSMLARRLSERQAQKAATQSDQEAETSHRPKINGQVPDFDASYRRFQKQLASKRDVRPVTACEPFKLRTSNIASHKERIIADIEAERTSPRSSRWPFITPAALSPRTPSSSVCSSLSGSQECLPAKITDAAKKRQEAVRKVLEQRKKAEEDEERWRERQRQKEKKLQKVITKRAQANDPHVALAQTCQSKLKEFRKQDLQRRREYREEMKEIQERVKSRPLLLEQVAQMNAKKAAEKRYAEALRGCGLNEDLVSSKAPKNLKHTHTSTPTSLSDRYTPPAYREYQDADNLAGIASDEDSLPGDYPAEYEDYEQDAEGELLDGEYDEEEEKEDNESDPDAEGDDHHSYEDDLDFDYADDDRDNSDEGSDISHHSNNSRESEEGGRCLSSSRDRGRREDGNSGRNSWASSSGEERAGNARREESDEEA, from the exons atGGACGGCTCCCACCGCGCTAACGTGCTGGTCACCTCGTGTCTGAAGACGCCGGTGGACCCGCTCACTAAAGCCCCGCTGGCCCTGTACGAGAGAGAGCGGGCCGCTCACCGCCTGGACAACAGGGACTACGAGAAGGAG ATGGAGTACGACTCCGGCTCGGAGCTGGGAGCTGGTGATGTTCCGACCAAAGACAGCAGCCCCCTGCTGATAAAGGACTACCGGGTTACAGGAGACCACATCGACCTGCGCGAGTTCTACTTCTCTAACGAGGAATACTACCACAAACTGGAGCAGCTGAAGAGGGAGCATCTCCGCACCATGGCCGAGCTGGAGCTCATGTACCGTGAGAAACTCGAGCTGAAGGGTGTGGCACCTCTGGACAGCTCCAACAGAGACAGTCT GCTGCACTGGGGCGGGCCGAGCATGCTACTGCCTTGTAACTTGAGGAAGGCCTACTCCGCCCATGAGCTGAGAAGAGACTCCACCTTCTTAGACACCGATGAGGAGGATCGTGCTGCTGACAACAAACGTAGAGACAGCAGCAACCTCAGTATCGAGAAAGACCTTCTCGTCTCGCCCAAAGAACGCATCAAGAACATGTGGCAGGACTTCAGCGTGGACAGATTGTCTCCACGGCAGCGGCACCCTTCCGCAACCTCGATACAGAGCCGTGCAGATGACCGTCGAGCCGCAGTACGGAATAAGGTCAAGGTAAGAGGTAAAAGGTTGAAGAAACGGAAGCAGGCAGGTGAGGAGGATGGCTGGCGTCTGCGGGTGACTGTGCCCAAACCTTTCCGCATGACGCGGAGGGAGGCAGAGCGCAAACAGAAGGGCATTAAATCTCGCTCTGAGATTGAGCATGAGAACACAGAACTTCGCCGGCAGTTGGAGGAGCTGACGGAGTGCCAACGCAAGTTTCGGGCCAGTCCAATGCCGGCCCATGTGCGACTACCGCTGTACGAGGAGCTGCAGGAGAAAGATGAGGAGCGGCGGTGCCACCTGCGGGCCACTGAGCAGCAGCGCCTTTGCTCTACCCAGAAACCTTTTAGCTTTCTGGAGCGGGAGCGCCTGAAGAAGGAGCTGAAGGAGGTGCAACTAAAAGAGCAGATGCTCTTGTCTGCCAAGGAGGAGGAGGACCGTAGGAGGCGCCCATTTCGGGCCAAGCCCGTCCCCCGGGCGGTCAAGGAGGCGGCGTTAGGTGAGCAGCAAAAAGAGGAGCAGCTGTACCGGTCCATCAAGATGCAGATGCGTGCAAGAGAGTTGCTGCAGAGCGCTTCGATGCCACCTAGTATGCTAGCTAGGCGGCTTAGCGAGCGACAGGCTCAGAAAGCTGCCACCCAGAGTGACCAGGAGGCAGAGACCAGCCACCGGCCCAAAATAAACGGCCAGGTGCCCGACTTTGATGCTAGTTACAGGCGCTTCCAGAAGCAGCTTGCTAGCAAACGAGATGTGCGACCTGTAACGGCCTGTGAACCCTTCAAACTGCGCACCTCTAACATCGCCTCACACAAGGAGCGCATTATCGCTGACATCGAGGCCGAGAGGACAAGCCCCCGGTCGTCCCGCTGGCCTTTCATCACACCGGCTGCCCTGTCTCCCAGAACACCCTCGTCCTCCGTCTGCTCGTCACTCTCAGGGAGTCAGGAGTGCCTGCCAGCCAAAATTACCGATGCAGCCAAGAAACGTCAGGAGGCGGTTAG GAAGGTTCTAGAGCAGAGGAAGAAGGCCGAGGAAGATGAGGAGAGATGgcgggagagacagagacagaaggagaagaagcTGCAGAAGGTGATAACGAAGCGTGCTCAGGCTAACGACCCACATGTGGCCCTGGCACAGACATGCCAGTCCAAGCTCAAAGAGTTCAG GAAGCAGGATCTGCAGAGGCGCAGGGAATACAGAGAGGAGATGAAAGAAATTCAGGAGAGAGTGAAAAGCAGACCGTTATTATTGGAACAGGTAGCACAG ATGAATGCTAAGAAGGCAGCAGAGAAGCGCTATGCTGAAGCTTTGCGTGGCTGTGGTCTGAATGAAGACTTGGTCAGCAGTAAAGCTCCCAAGaacctaaaacacacacacacctccactcCAACCTCTCTGTCTGACCGATACACTCCACCTGCTTACAG AGAGTACCAGGATGCCGATAACCTGGCAGGCATTGCCAGCGATGAAGACTCTCTGCCTGGTGATTACCCCGCCGAGTATGAAGACTACGAGCAAGACGCTGAGGGTGAACTGCTGGATGGAGAGtatgatgaagaagaagaaaaagaagacaaCGAGAGCGACCCTGACGCGGAGGGAGACGACCATCACTCTTACGAGGATGATCTCGACTTCGATTATGCAGACGATGATCGGGACAACAGTGATGAGGGGAGTGACATcagtcaccatagcaacaacagTAGGGAGAGCGAAGAGGGAGGACGATGTCTGAGTTCTTCgagggacagagggaggagagaggatgGGAACAGTGGGCGAAACAGTTGGGCCTCCTCCAGCGGTGAGGAGAGAGCGGGGAATGCACGGAGGGAAGAGAGTGATGAGGAGGCTTGA